CGGGCGGCCGATTCTCGGGCAGTTCGAAATCGGCGCAAAGCCGATAGCGGCGCGGCCCGATCACCTCGTAGCGATAGGGCTTGCCGGTAAAGCGATCGTTCAGCTGGACCTGCCAGTTGCAATCGGGCGTGCTCTCCAGCCGGTCCGGCAGGCGCCGGCCGCCGGCTTCGGCCAGGCAGCGCACCAGCACGGCCAGGCGCGACAGGTCGCTTTCGCGGCTCTGGTCGCGGCGCTCCTGCCGGGCCTGGCCGGGGCCGCCGGTCAGGACCAGCCCGGCGCCGATGGCCAGCACGGCCAGCCCGGCGATCAGGATGGCGGGCCAGCCGCGGCTAGTCATTCAGCTCGTCCCGGTAATAGGCAAAGACCAGCGCCGCCACGCCGGCCACCAGCACCGCCTTGGCGGCAAATCGCGCTGTCAGCTCGCCGTTCAGGAAGGCATAGACGGCATAGATCCCGTCGCCCAGGAACACCAGCGAGGCGACCAGCAGCGTCATCGAGGCGAACCACTTGCGCACCAGCGACCGCCGGCGCCCGGCGTCGCCCATGCTCATCCGCGCCACCTTGCGGTTCAGGAACAGGAACAGCGGCGCGAATCCGATCAGCGAGGCGATGGACCAGCGCGCCGAACTGCTGCCGCCATAGGTCCAGCCCTCGGCCGGGTCGGCGATCAGCCGGTCGATCAGCCCCATGCCCAGGTCGCAGACATGCCAGGCCACCATGCCGAGCGACAGGAACAGCAGCCCATAGAGCAGCGCCTCCTGCGCCGAGGCATAGGGGCGCGGACGCGGCACCGGCGGCAGGCCGGACGACACCTCCCAGCCGTGCAGCGCCTCGTCGATCTCGGGCGCCGACCAGCCGGCATGGGTCAGCGCCTGCGCGATCTGCGCGGGCTCGCCGCCCTGGGCCAGGGCCTCGCGCACGAATTCGGAAAGCTGGTCGGAGGGTTTCATCGATCTTCCTTCGCGGGGCGTGCCGGCCTGCCCCTGGCCTGGGCGAAGCTTCGCCAGGACGCCGCCCGGGTCAAGCCCGCATGGCGCCATGGCGGCGGTGCGAATTTTTCGAAATCTCGCGATTTTCCCCCTTGCACCCCCCGGCGCGCTTCCGTAAATGACGCCTCACCGAAGGCGACGCGCCATCGGGATACGGAGTGCGGGCGTAGCTCAGGGGTAGAGCATAACCTTGCCAAGGTTAGGGTCGTGAGTTCGAATCTCATCGCCCGCTCCAAAATTCTTCCTTCGAGAACAGCGAAAAGCGGCCTTCGGGCCGCTTTCGGCTTTTCGGCATCCGGGCGGCGGCTGGCCTCTGGCCATCCGGGGCGAATCGGCGCTAGTATGGCAGGGTTGTTGCCCCGTCTGTCATATCCCGGGACATCCGTCAGGAACCAGCTGCCGCGCAACCATACCGGAACCGATTCGCGGTCAGCCCTAGCGTGAGGTGCTCATGCCGGCTCTGGAATCACTCATCGAAAGCAAACTGCAAGGTCTGGAGGGCGTGCTGGCGCTGCGCCTGCCCTCGGGGCAAAGGCTGGGCCCGGCCGAGGCGCCGGTCACGCTGGCCTTCCGCCAGATCTCGGCGCTGCGCCATCTCGCGGCGGGCCAGCTTGGCCGGCTGGGCGACGACATCGTGCGCGGCCGCGTCGCCGTCGAGGGCAGCCTGCGCGACCTGATGCGCGTGGTTGCGGCCCTGGTGCCGGCCGGCGGCGAGGCCCTGGCGCCCGGATTGTGGCAAAGGCTGCGCTATCGCGGCCAATCGCTCTTGCGCCACAGCCGCGCCCGCGACGCCGAACAGATCCGGGCGCATTACGATGTCTCGAACGACTTCTACGCGCTGTGGCTGGACCCGCTGCGGGTCTATTCCTGCGCCTATTTCGCCACGCCCCAGATGGATCTGGCAGCGGCGCAGGTCGCGAAGCTGGATCTGATCTGCCGCAAGCTGGACCTGCGCCCGGGCGAGCGTTTCCTGGACATCGGCGCCGGCTGGGGCGGGCTGATGCTGCATGCCGCGCGGCATTACGGCGTCGATGCCACCGGCATCACCCTGTCGCAGAACCAGCACGACCATGTGACGCGCCTGATCGCCGAGGAAGGCCTGTCCGACCGCGTCCGCATCGAAATCCGCGACTATCGCGACCTGCACCCTGAACGGCCCTTCGACAAGCTGGCCTCGGTCGGCATGTTCGAGCATGTCGGCCGCGCCAATATGGCGATCTATTGCGACACGCTCTATCGGCTGGTCCGGCCCGGCGGCCTGGTGCTGAACCACGGCATCACCGCCTCGGGGCTGGACGATGCCACGGTCGGCGGCGGCCTGGGCGATTTCATCGAGGAGCACATCTTTCCCGGCGGTGAGCTGATCCACGTCAGCCAGGCGCTGCGCACCCTGTCGCAGGCCG
This portion of the Paracoccus sp. N5 genome encodes:
- a CDS encoding DUF5671 domain-containing protein, which translates into the protein MKPSDQLSEFVREALAQGGEPAQIAQALTHAGWSAPEIDEALHGWEVSSGLPPVPRPRPYASAQEALLYGLLFLSLGMVAWHVCDLGMGLIDRLIADPAEGWTYGGSSSARWSIASLIGFAPLFLFLNRKVARMSMGDAGRRRSLVRKWFASMTLLVASLVFLGDGIYAVYAFLNGELTARFAAKAVLVAGVAALVFAYYRDELND
- a CDS encoding class I SAM-dependent methyltransferase, with translation MPALESLIESKLQGLEGVLALRLPSGQRLGPAEAPVTLAFRQISALRHLAAGQLGRLGDDIVRGRVAVEGSLRDLMRVVAALVPAGGEALAPGLWQRLRYRGQSLLRHSRARDAEQIRAHYDVSNDFYALWLDPLRVYSCAYFATPQMDLAAAQVAKLDLICRKLDLRPGERFLDIGAGWGGLMLHAARHYGVDATGITLSQNQHDHVTRLIAEEGLSDRVRIEIRDYRDLHPERPFDKLASVGMFEHVGRANMAIYCDTLYRLVRPGGLVLNHGITASGLDDATVGGGLGDFIEEHIFPGGELIHVSQALRTLSQAGLEMVDTENLRPHYARTLWSWSDALESRLPQAEAVLTRAMPSARAAEVLRAYRLYLAGCALAFERAWVALHQILLIRPDPDQSSADMPGAHSAYPFRRDHIYRAAEL